Proteins from one Aureimonas sp. SA4125 genomic window:
- the ubiE gene encoding bifunctional demethylmenaquinone methyltransferase/2-methoxy-6-polyprenyl-1,4-benzoquinol methylase UbiE, with amino-acid sequence MSRSRVTGAEGMETTYGFESVGGASEKQARVNEVFHRVAERYDLMNDLMSGGLHRIWKSAMVSWLAPSKRPGWRFVDVAGGTGDIAFRIVEASGGAATGTVLDINGSMLAVGAERAEKRKLSDNLTFVEGNAEKLDLPDGVFDAYTIAFGIRNVPRIDLALAEAFRVLKPGGRFLCLEFSEVDLPVLDKLYEAWSFKAIPAIGKVVAGDRESYEYLVESIRRFPNQANFETAIRQAGFERVTHRNLSGGIAAMHSGWKL; translated from the coding sequence ATGTCGCGAAGCCGCGTTACCGGTGCCGAGGGGATGGAAACGACCTACGGCTTTGAGTCCGTCGGTGGAGCGAGCGAGAAGCAGGCGCGCGTGAACGAGGTGTTCCACCGCGTCGCCGAGCGTTACGACCTGATGAACGATCTGATGTCGGGCGGCCTGCACCGGATCTGGAAGTCGGCCATGGTGTCCTGGCTCGCGCCCTCCAAGCGTCCCGGCTGGCGCTTTGTCGACGTCGCCGGCGGCACGGGCGACATCGCCTTTCGCATCGTCGAGGCCTCGGGCGGCGCGGCGACGGGCACGGTGCTCGACATCAACGGCTCCATGCTCGCCGTCGGTGCCGAACGCGCGGAAAAGCGCAAGCTCTCGGACAATCTGACCTTCGTCGAGGGCAATGCGGAAAAGCTCGACCTGCCGGACGGGGTCTTCGACGCCTATACGATCGCCTTCGGCATCCGCAACGTGCCGCGCATCGACCTCGCGCTCGCCGAGGCGTTTCGCGTGCTGAAGCCGGGCGGGCGGTTCCTGTGCCTGGAGTTTTCCGAGGTCGACCTGCCGGTGCTCGACAAGCTCTACGAGGCCTGGTCGTTCAAGGCGATTCCGGCGATCGGCAAGGTCGTCGCCGGCGACCGGGAGTCCTACGAGTATCTCGTGGAATCGATCCGCCGTTTCCCCAACCAGGCAAATTTCGAGACGGCGATCCGGCAGGCGGGCTTCGAGCGCGTCACGCACCGCAACCTGTCGGGCGGCATTGCGGCGATGCATTCCGGCTGGAAGCTGTAG
- the mutM gene encoding bifunctional DNA-formamidopyrimidine glycosylase/DNA-(apurinic or apyrimidinic site) lyase encodes MPELPEVETVRRGLQPFMEGALIRRVELKRPDLRFPLPAGFASRLEGRRIESLGRRAKYLLAHVADDRAGLMLAMHLGMSGSFRMESPEASILPGAFHHPRSQARTHDHVLFHLDSPEWGDLTVVFNDPRRFGYMTLHDAGDMENHPHLGALGIEPTGNALDGGALAPLFAGKTAPLKAALLDQKLIAGLGNIYVCEALWRAKLSPRRAAGSLVRKDGKPTARLGVLATEIRQTIADAIEAGGSSLRDYRQADGSLGYFQHSFAVYDREDAPCRHPGCRGIVARIVQSGRSTFFCPACQR; translated from the coding sequence ATGCCCGAATTGCCAGAGGTGGAGACGGTTCGCCGCGGCCTGCAGCCCTTCATGGAAGGCGCGCTGATCCGCCGCGTCGAGTTGAAGCGCCCGGATCTGCGCTTTCCCCTCCCGGCGGGCTTTGCTTCGCGACTGGAGGGCAGGCGCATCGAAAGCCTCGGGCGGCGAGCCAAATATCTCCTTGCGCATGTCGCGGACGACCGGGCAGGGCTGATGCTCGCCATGCATCTCGGCATGTCCGGCTCGTTCCGGATGGAATCGCCGGAGGCCTCGATCCTGCCCGGCGCCTTCCACCATCCGCGCTCGCAGGCGCGCACCCACGACCACGTGCTGTTCCATCTCGATTCGCCGGAATGGGGGGACCTCACCGTCGTCTTCAACGATCCCCGCCGCTTCGGCTACATGACGCTGCATGATGCCGGCGACATGGAAAACCACCCCCATCTCGGCGCCCTCGGCATCGAGCCGACCGGCAACGCCCTCGACGGCGGCGCGCTGGCGCCGCTCTTTGCCGGCAAGACCGCGCCGCTGAAGGCCGCGCTCCTCGACCAGAAACTCATCGCCGGTCTCGGCAACATCTACGTCTGCGAGGCGCTGTGGCGGGCAAAACTGTCGCCGCGCCGCGCCGCCGGCAGCCTGGTGCGCAAGGACGGCAAGCCGACGGCGCGTCTCGGCGTCCTGGCGACCGAAATCCGCCAGACCATCGCCGACGCGATCGAGGCCGGCGGCTCTTCGTTGCGCGATTACCGCCAGGCCGACGGCTCCCTCGGCTACTTCCAGCACTCCTTCGCCGTCTACGACCGCGAGGACGCGCCCTGCCGCCATCCCGGCTGCCGCGGCATCGTCGCGCGCATCGTCCAGTCCGGCCGCTCGACCTTCTTCTGCCCGGCCTGCCAGCGCTGA
- a CDS encoding enoyl-CoA hydratase, with product MTYETIRLETRGRVALVTLDRPKALNALNMALLAELSDALSTISRDEGIGAIVITGSEKAFAAGADIKEMQALGFAEAFLGDFAGGWDAVAATRKPMIAAVAGFALGGGCELAMMCDFIIAADTARFGQPEITLGVLPGMGGTQRMARSIGKAKTMDLCLTGRMMDAEEAERAGLVARVVPAAELIETAMAAAGKIAGFSLPATMMVKEAVNRAFETGLSEGLRFERRQFHSTFALDDQSEGMGAFVEKRPANFRHR from the coding sequence ATGACCTACGAGACGATCAGGCTGGAGACGCGGGGCCGTGTCGCGCTGGTGACGCTCGACCGACCGAAGGCGTTGAATGCCCTCAACATGGCGCTGCTCGCCGAACTCTCGGACGCGCTGTCCACCATCTCCCGCGACGAGGGCATCGGCGCCATCGTCATCACCGGATCCGAAAAGGCCTTCGCCGCCGGCGCCGACATCAAGGAGATGCAGGCGCTCGGCTTTGCCGAGGCGTTTCTCGGCGACTTCGCCGGTGGCTGGGACGCGGTGGCGGCGACGCGCAAGCCGATGATCGCCGCCGTCGCGGGCTTTGCGCTCGGCGGCGGCTGTGAGCTCGCCATGATGTGCGACTTCATCATCGCCGCCGACACGGCCAGGTTCGGCCAGCCGGAGATCACACTCGGCGTTCTGCCCGGCATGGGCGGCACGCAGCGCATGGCACGCTCGATCGGCAAGGCCAAGACCATGGATCTCTGTCTCACCGGCCGGATGATGGATGCCGAGGAGGCCGAGAGAGCAGGTCTCGTCGCGCGGGTCGTCCCGGCGGCGGAGCTTATCGAGACGGCGATGGCCGCAGCCGGGAAGATCGCCGGCTTTTCCCTGCCGGCGACGATGATGGTGAAGGAGGCGGTGAACCGCGCCTTCGAGACGGGCCTTTCCGAAGGGCTGAGGTTCGAGCGGCGGCAGTTCCACTCGACCTTCGCCTTGGACGACCAGAGTGAGGGAATGGGGGCTTTCGTCGAAAAGCGGCCGGCGAACTTCCGCCACCGCTGA